Proteins from a single region of Falsibacillus pallidus:
- a CDS encoding Mini-ribonuclease 3, with amino-acid sequence MQGNEKSSIVPKQLNSLALAYMGDAVYEVYIRRHLLEKGQVKPNQLHKEATKFVSAKAQAKFLHDFFQSDFFTEEEQAVIRRGRNAKSGSIPKNTDVQTYRYSTAFESLIGYLYLTGDTERMEEIIHMILAGETEKLKGGQA; translated from the coding sequence ATGCAAGGGAATGAGAAAAGCAGTATAGTGCCCAAGCAGTTGAACAGCCTTGCCCTTGCCTATATGGGAGATGCCGTATATGAGGTATATATACGGCGCCATCTCCTTGAAAAAGGACAAGTGAAGCCGAACCAGCTCCATAAAGAAGCGACAAAATTCGTTTCAGCAAAGGCGCAGGCAAAGTTCCTCCACGATTTCTTCCAATCAGATTTTTTTACTGAAGAAGAACAAGCTGTCATTCGACGGGGAAGGAACGCGAAGTCGGGCAGCATCCCTAAAAATACGGATGTTCAGACATACCGATACAGCACGGCATTTGAAAGTCTGATCGGATACTTATACTTAACGGGGGACACAGAACGGATGGAAGAAATCATCCACATGATCCTTGCCGGAGAAACGGAAAAATTGAAAGGAGGACAAGCATGA
- the cysS gene encoding cysteine--tRNA ligase: MTIQIYNTLSRKKEDFIPLEEGKVKMYVCGPTVYNYIHIGNARPAIVYDTVRKYLEYRGYDVDFVSNFTDVDDKLIKAANELGEDVPTIAERFIDAYFEDVSALGCTKANVHPRVTENIDLIIEFIETLIEKGYAYESEGDVYYRTRKFDEYGKLSHQSIDDLKLGSRIEVGEKKEDALDFALWKAAKDGEISWDSPWGQGRPGWHIECSAMARKYLGDTIDIHAGGQDLTFPHHENEIAQSEALTGKTFARYWMHNGYINIDNEKMSKSLGNFVLVHDIIKHHDPEVLRFFMLSVHYRHPINYSEELLDNAKSALDRLKTSYQNLKHRKGSSTNLDENQQEWLERIESARSQFEKEMDDDFNTANGISVLFELSKQANYYLMENSTSEAVIDRFLSVFESLGSVLGLKMEQQEELLDEEIDALIQKRIQARKDRDFQLADQIRDQLKDLNIILEDTPQGPRWRRG; the protein is encoded by the coding sequence ATGACTATTCAAATTTATAATACATTGTCCAGGAAAAAAGAGGATTTCATTCCGTTAGAAGAAGGAAAGGTCAAGATGTATGTCTGCGGACCGACCGTTTACAACTATATTCATATCGGGAACGCCCGCCCTGCGATCGTTTACGATACAGTCAGAAAATATTTGGAGTATAGAGGCTATGACGTAGATTTTGTCTCTAACTTTACAGATGTCGACGATAAATTGATCAAGGCAGCCAATGAACTTGGGGAAGACGTCCCAACCATTGCTGAACGTTTTATCGACGCTTACTTTGAGGATGTTTCCGCCCTTGGGTGCACAAAGGCGAACGTCCATCCACGTGTAACAGAGAATATCGATCTAATCATCGAATTTATCGAAACGCTCATTGAAAAAGGGTATGCTTATGAATCTGAAGGCGATGTCTATTACCGCACACGCAAGTTTGATGAGTACGGAAAGCTTTCCCATCAATCTATTGATGACTTAAAGCTCGGTTCGCGGATCGAAGTAGGGGAAAAGAAGGAAGATGCCCTTGATTTTGCCCTTTGGAAAGCAGCAAAAGATGGCGAGATTTCATGGGATAGCCCTTGGGGGCAAGGACGTCCCGGCTGGCATATCGAATGCTCTGCCATGGCCCGTAAATATTTGGGCGACACCATCGACATCCATGCAGGCGGTCAGGATTTGACTTTCCCTCATCACGAAAATGAAATTGCCCAGTCAGAAGCACTTACCGGCAAGACTTTTGCCCGCTACTGGATGCATAATGGCTATATTAATATCGATAACGAGAAAATGTCTAAATCTCTCGGGAATTTCGTCTTGGTGCATGATATCATTAAACATCACGATCCGGAAGTGCTTAGATTCTTCATGCTCTCCGTGCATTACCGCCATCCGATCAATTACAGCGAAGAGCTTTTGGATAATGCGAAATCAGCACTGGACCGCTTGAAGACTTCTTATCAAAATTTGAAGCACCGCAAAGGATCAAGCACCAATTTGGATGAAAATCAGCAAGAATGGCTTGAAAGAATCGAATCTGCACGCAGTCAGTTCGAAAAGGAAATGGATGATGATTTCAATACGGCAAATGGGATTTCTGTATTGTTCGAGCTGTCCAAACAAGCCAACTATTACTTGATGGAAAACAGTACATCTGAAGCGGTAATCGACCGATTCCTTTCTGTATTTGAATCCTTGGGTTCTGTGCTTGGATTGAAAATGGAGCAGCAGGAAGAGCTTCTTGATGAAGAAATCGACGCATTGATCCAAAAAAGGATCCAAGCGCGAAAAGACCGCGATTTCCAGCTGGCCGATCAAATCCGCGATCAGTTGAAGGATCTGAATATCATTCTTGAGGATACGCCTCAAGGTCCAAGATGGAGAAGAGGCTGA
- the cysE gene encoding serine O-acetyltransferase: protein MFRLFKEDIEAVFEQDPAARSYLEVVLTYAGLHAIWSHRIAHGLFKRRFYFLARLISQISRFFTGIEIHPGAKIGRRFFIDHGMGVVIGETCEIGDNVTVYQGVTLGGTGKEKGKRHPTLQDNVLVATGAKVLGSITIGENSKIGAGSVVLKNVPKNSTVVGIPGRVVIQDGVKIPKDLNHSDLPDPVDDRCHAMEMKLQQLKDELNELKKGVHQ, encoded by the coding sequence ATGTTTCGTTTGTTTAAGGAAGATATAGAGGCTGTATTTGAACAGGATCCGGCCGCAAGAAGCTACTTGGAAGTGGTATTGACGTATGCCGGCCTTCATGCCATATGGTCTCATCGTATTGCCCACGGACTTTTTAAACGTAGATTTTATTTTTTAGCCAGATTGATATCACAGATCAGCCGTTTTTTCACAGGGATTGAAATCCACCCAGGAGCCAAGATCGGAAGGCGGTTTTTCATCGACCACGGAATGGGAGTGGTCATCGGAGAAACGTGTGAAATCGGCGACAACGTCACCGTCTATCAGGGAGTGACATTAGGAGGAACCGGAAAGGAAAAAGGCAAGCGCCATCCGACCCTCCAGGATAACGTACTGGTAGCTACCGGGGCGAAAGTTTTAGGGTCCATCACAATTGGAGAGAATTCCAAGATAGGGGCAGGATCGGTTGTATTGAAGAATGTTCCGAAGAATTCAACTGTCGTTGGTATACCGGGAAGAGTCGTGATCCAGGATGGGGTCAAGATACCAAAAGATTTGAATCACAGCGACCTGCCAGATCCAGTGGATGACCGATGTCATGCCATGGAGATGAAACTGCAGCAGCTGAAGGATGAATTGAACGAATTGAAGAAGGGGGTCCACCAGTAA
- the gltX gene encoding glutamate--tRNA ligase — translation MSNEIRVRYAPSPTGHLHIGNARTALFNYLFARHHKGKFIIRIEDTDQKRNIEGGEESQLKYLKWLGMNWDESIDMGGAFGPYRQSERNHIYEGYYNELLEKGLAYKCYCTEEELEAEREAQTARSEMPRYSGKCRHLTEEDRKKFEEEGRKPSIRFKVPAGKVYSFDDMVKHEVSFESDGIGDFVIVKKDGIPTYNFAVAVDDYLMKISHVLRGDDHISNTPKQLMIFEALGWEPPTFGHMTLIVNESRKKLSKRDESIIQFIEQYEALGYLPEALFNFIALLGWSPKGEDELFTKEEFIDIFDADRLSKSPALFDTQKLTWVNNQYMKKLDLEKVVELSLPHLVKAGRVSENLTDDELKWVKDVIALYQEQMSFGAEIVELSTLFFEDELEYEAEAKEVLADEDVPAVLSAFLEEIDKLEVFDAAGIKASIKAVQKSTGQKGKKLFMPIRAAATGQTHGPELPNTIELLGKDKIKQRLLSIIG, via the coding sequence ATGTCAAATGAAATTCGCGTCCGGTATGCTCCGAGCCCCACTGGACATTTACATATCGGAAATGCGCGGACAGCGCTTTTTAATTATTTATTTGCTCGTCACCACAAAGGGAAATTCATCATCCGCATCGAGGATACAGATCAAAAGAGAAATATCGAGGGCGGAGAAGAGAGCCAGCTGAAATATTTGAAATGGCTGGGGATGAATTGGGATGAAAGCATTGATATGGGCGGTGCGTTCGGCCCTTACCGCCAATCAGAGAGAAACCATATTTATGAAGGATATTACAATGAGCTGTTGGAAAAAGGCTTGGCATACAAATGCTATTGTACGGAAGAAGAACTTGAAGCAGAACGCGAAGCACAGACTGCACGCAGTGAAATGCCGCGCTATTCCGGGAAATGCCGCCACCTGACAGAAGAAGACAGGAAGAAATTTGAGGAAGAAGGCCGCAAGCCAAGCATCCGCTTCAAAGTCCCTGCAGGCAAGGTTTATTCCTTCGATGACATGGTGAAGCATGAAGTATCTTTTGAATCCGACGGCATCGGGGATTTTGTCATCGTAAAAAAAGACGGCATTCCTACTTACAATTTTGCCGTGGCAGTAGATGACTATTTGATGAAAATTTCCCATGTTCTTCGCGGGGATGATCACATTTCCAATACTCCTAAGCAATTGATGATTTTTGAAGCATTAGGGTGGGAGCCGCCTACTTTCGGACACATGACATTGATTGTCAATGAAAGCCGTAAGAAATTGAGCAAACGCGATGAAAGCATCATCCAGTTCATCGAACAGTATGAAGCATTGGGCTATCTTCCTGAGGCGCTTTTCAACTTCATCGCTTTATTGGGATGGTCTCCAAAAGGGGAAGATGAGCTGTTCACGAAGGAAGAGTTTATCGACATTTTTGATGCAGACCGCCTTTCAAAGTCCCCTGCATTATTCGATACGCAAAAATTGACTTGGGTCAATAACCAGTATATGAAGAAGCTTGACTTGGAGAAAGTGGTTGAATTGTCCCTGCCTCACCTTGTGAAAGCAGGCAGAGTCAGTGAAAACTTGACGGACGATGAGTTAAAATGGGTCAAAGATGTAATTGCACTATATCAGGAACAAATGAGCTTCGGCGCAGAAATCGTCGAGTTGTCCACTCTATTCTTCGAAGATGAGCTGGAGTATGAAGCAGAAGCGAAAGAAGTTCTTGCTGATGAAGACGTCCCAGCGGTTCTTTCCGCGTTCCTTGAAGAAATCGATAAGCTTGAAGTATTTGATGCTGCTGGCATTAAAGCTTCTATCAAAGCTGTGCAAAAATCAACGGGCCAAAAGGGCAAGAAATTGTTTATGCCGATCCGTGCAGCGGCAACCGGCCAAACACATGGTCCTGAACTTCCGAATACAATTGAGCTTTTAGGGAAAGATAAAATAAAACAGCGCTTGCTGAGCATTATCGGTTAA
- the ispF gene encoding 2-C-methyl-D-erythritol 2,4-cyclodiphosphate synthase has protein sequence MFRIGQGFDVHQLTEGRPLIIGGIEIPYEKGLLGHSDADVLLHTVADACLGAIGEGDIGRHFPDTDPEFKDADSAKLLSHVWGIVKEKGYSLGNIDCTIIAQMPKMAPYIPAMRERIAELLEGTVDQVNVKATTTEKLGFPGRGEGIAAQAAVLLQKG, from the coding sequence ATGTTTCGAATTGGACAAGGTTTTGATGTACATCAATTGACGGAAGGTCGTCCGCTGATTATTGGAGGAATTGAGATCCCTTATGAAAAAGGGCTGCTCGGGCATTCGGATGCAGATGTTCTGCTTCATACAGTGGCGGATGCGTGCCTGGGGGCAATCGGGGAAGGCGATATCGGCCGTCATTTTCCTGATACAGATCCTGAATTCAAGGATGCTGACTCTGCTAAACTTCTTTCACACGTTTGGGGAATTGTGAAAGAGAAGGGGTACAGCCTAGGCAATATCGACTGTACCATCATCGCACAGATGCCTAAAATGGCGCCTTATATCCCTGCGATGCGCGAGAGAATCGCGGAACTTCTTGAAGGAACTGTCGATCAGGTGAATGTGAAAGCGACCACAACAGAAAAGCTTGGCTTCCCTGGCCGCGGCGAAGGAATTGCTGCACAGGCAGCCGTTCTTTTGCAAAAAGGGTGA
- the ispD gene encoding 2-C-methyl-D-erythritol 4-phosphate cytidylyltransferase codes for MNYQVVIPAAGQGKRMGAGKNKLLIPLDGLPVISHTLQVFLSDPNCSRIILAINPDEEKFFSSMVKDLQAEKRITFAAGGTERQYSIHNALRTADPEGIVLVHDGARPFIRREVIDRLVVQAEKMGAAITAVPVKDTIKKAVNMEVSETIERSSLWSVQTPQAFRISLLMEAYETAESEGFLGTDDASLVERIGAPVSIVEGHYDNIKLTTPEDLYFAEAILKNKG; via the coding sequence ATGAATTATCAGGTGGTCATACCTGCTGCAGGGCAGGGAAAGAGAATGGGAGCAGGAAAGAATAAACTGCTTATCCCGTTGGATGGACTTCCGGTTATTTCTCATACTCTACAGGTTTTTCTTAGTGATCCAAACTGCTCGAGGATCATATTGGCCATCAATCCGGATGAAGAGAAGTTTTTCTCCTCCATGGTGAAGGATCTGCAAGCAGAAAAGCGGATAACTTTTGCAGCCGGAGGCACCGAGCGCCAATATTCCATTCATAACGCACTGAGAACAGCAGATCCAGAAGGCATCGTCCTGGTACATGACGGGGCGAGGCCGTTCATCCGCCGTGAGGTCATAGACCGCCTGGTTGTTCAAGCCGAGAAGATGGGAGCGGCAATCACGGCTGTTCCTGTGAAGGACACAATCAAAAAAGCGGTGAATATGGAAGTGTCAGAAACAATTGAACGATCAAGCTTGTGGTCTGTACAGACGCCACAAGCTTTTCGTATTTCTTTGTTGATGGAAGCCTATGAAACAGCTGAATCGGAAGGGTTCCTTGGAACAGATGATGCTTCTCTAGTGGAGAGGATCGGAGCACCTGTAAGTATTGTAGAAGGCCATTACGACAATATAAAATTGACGACGCCGGAGGATCTTTACTTTGCAGAAGCGATTTTAAAGAACAAAGGCTGA
- a CDS encoding PIN/TRAM domain-containing protein: protein MLKRIVQACFIILGGTLGIFLIPDLLEFTNFSTLTLINNPYVTAILGAIIFYIVAFWAVDYVVDFVKWFEDSLVKAPVTDILFGSLGLIFGLIVAFLAGLPLNTIQIPIVNTVAPILLTLLIGYLGFQVGFKKRDELINLFSISNRSNKRKHPEDELEKPVKTLKILDTSVIIDGRIADICQTGFIEGIIVIPQFVLEELQHIADSSDALKRNRGRRGLDILNRIQKELEIEVQIYEGDFEEIQEVDSKLVKLAKLTNGIVVTNDFNLNKVCEFQNVQVFNINDLANAVKPVVLPGEELKVQVIKDGKEQNQGIAYLDDGTMIVVEEGRNYIGKYIDVLVTSVLQTSAGRMIFAKPKLLEKAL, encoded by the coding sequence ATGTTAAAGCGTATAGTGCAAGCGTGTTTTATCATTTTAGGTGGAACGCTTGGGATTTTTCTCATTCCTGATTTATTAGAGTTTACTAACTTTTCTACACTGACTTTGATTAATAATCCATATGTAACTGCCATTTTAGGAGCCATTATATTTTATATTGTTGCTTTTTGGGCTGTGGATTACGTTGTTGATTTTGTGAAATGGTTTGAAGATTCTTTGGTCAAAGCGCCTGTAACAGATATATTATTCGGAAGCCTTGGATTGATTTTTGGATTGATTGTCGCATTTTTAGCAGGACTTCCGCTGAACACCATCCAGATTCCTATCGTCAATACAGTGGCACCGATCCTTTTGACGCTGCTTATTGGATACTTGGGATTTCAGGTGGGCTTCAAAAAGCGTGATGAACTAATTAATTTATTCTCTATTTCGAATCGATCAAATAAACGCAAACATCCAGAAGATGAATTGGAAAAGCCGGTAAAGACTTTGAAAATCTTGGATACCAGCGTGATTATAGATGGCCGCATTGCGGATATCTGTCAAACGGGATTTATCGAGGGAATCATTGTCATTCCTCAGTTCGTCCTTGAAGAGCTTCAGCATATCGCTGACTCTTCCGACGCATTGAAACGGAACCGCGGGCGCAGGGGTCTGGATATCCTGAACCGCATCCAGAAAGAGCTGGAGATTGAAGTCCAGATATACGAAGGGGACTTTGAAGAAATCCAGGAAGTGGACAGCAAGCTGGTAAAATTGGCAAAGCTCACGAACGGCATTGTCGTAACCAATGATTTTAACTTGAATAAAGTCTGCGAGTTTCAAAATGTACAAGTATTTAATATCAACGATCTGGCTAACGCCGTTAAGCCGGTTGTCCTTCCAGGGGAAGAGCTAAAGGTTCAGGTCATTAAAGACGGTAAAGAACAGAACCAAGGAATTGCGTACCTTGACGACGGGACCATGATTGTCGTTGAAGAAGGACGGAACTATATCGGCAAGTATATCGATGTACTGGTGACGAGTGTGCTCCAGACATCCGCAGGGCGCATGATCTTTGCTAAGCCCAAGCTATTAGAAAAAGCGCTATAA
- the disA gene encoding DNA integrity scanning diadenylate cyclase DisA has protein sequence MDDKKQADKSMSDILQFVAPGTPIREGIENVLRANTGGLIVMGYNEKVRAIVDGGFHINCPFSPSYLYELAKMDGAIILNEIGSKILIANAQLAPDAAISSTETGMRHRTAERVAKQTKALVLAISQRRNVITLYQGNFRYALKDIAVILTKANQAIQTLEKYKVVLDQSIASLSVLEFEELGTYSDLLQVLHRFEMVLRIKNELLSYLNELGTEGRLIRLQMNELLADIEEEAMMIIRDYAADRSIKPFEILFRFQELVSTDVLDDGMLLKLLGYNGFVPMEEGICPRGYRVLSKIPRLPVVIMENLITEFEKLPNILKASVEALDDVEGIGEVRARKIKEGLKLIKDQTFADRQL, from the coding sequence ATGGATGATAAGAAGCAAGCGGATAAATCCATGTCTGACATCTTGCAATTCGTGGCGCCGGGTACTCCCATCCGGGAAGGCATTGAGAACGTGCTCCGTGCCAATACGGGTGGATTGATCGTGATGGGATACAATGAAAAAGTCCGTGCCATAGTGGATGGCGGTTTTCATATCAATTGCCCATTTTCTCCAAGCTATTTATATGAATTGGCTAAAATGGACGGTGCGATCATCCTCAATGAAATAGGGAGTAAAATTTTGATTGCCAATGCACAGCTGGCTCCTGATGCGGCCATCTCATCTACAGAAACAGGGATGAGGCACCGGACAGCAGAACGGGTTGCTAAGCAGACGAAAGCTCTCGTCCTGGCTATTTCCCAGCGCCGTAATGTCATTACACTGTATCAAGGGAATTTCCGCTATGCTTTAAAAGACATCGCAGTGATCTTAACGAAAGCGAACCAAGCCATCCAAACCCTCGAGAAATACAAAGTGGTATTGGATCAAAGCATTGCAAGCTTATCTGTCTTGGAATTCGAGGAATTGGGTACCTACAGCGACCTTCTTCAAGTTCTTCACCGGTTTGAGATGGTTCTAAGGATCAAGAATGAACTCCTCTCCTATTTAAACGAATTGGGGACAGAGGGGAGGCTCATCCGGCTGCAGATGAACGAACTGCTGGCAGACATCGAGGAAGAAGCGATGATGATCATCCGCGACTATGCAGCGGATCGTTCCATTAAGCCGTTTGAAATTTTATTTCGATTTCAGGAATTGGTCAGCACGGATGTTTTGGATGATGGAATGCTCTTGAAGCTTCTTGGCTATAACGGCTTTGTGCCGATGGAGGAAGGAATCTGTCCCCGTGGGTACCGGGTGCTGAGCAAAATCCCCCGCCTGCCAGTGGTAATCATGGAAAATTTGATCACGGAATTCGAAAAACTCCCCAACATTTTGAAGGCCAGCGTGGAAGCTCTGGATGATGTGGAAGGCATCGGAGAAGTGAGGGCGCGAAAGATCAAAGAGGGTCTGAAACTCATTAAAGACCAGACATTCGCAGACCGCCAATTATAA
- the radA gene encoding DNA repair protein RadA, producing MAKKKTKFICQSCGYESAKWMGRCPGCGEWNQMVEEVEVVSKAKGVFQHSAPGKAAKASPITSIESVQEPRITTDMKELNRVLGGGVVPGSLVLIGGDPGIGKSTLLLQVSAQLARLDHQVLYISGEESVKQTKLRADRLDVLSPNLFVYSETNLESVHQSIEDVKPDFVIVDSIQTVYHPEVTSAPGSVSQVRECTAELMRIAKTKGIAIFIVGHVTKEGSIAGPRLLEHMVDTVLYFEGERHHTYRILRAVKNRFGSTNEMGIFEMKEAGLEEVENPSEIFLEERSKGASGSTVVASMEGTRPVLVEIQALISPMSFGNPRRMATGIDHNRVSLLMAVLEKRVGMLLQNQDAYLKVAGGVKIDEPAIDLAIAVSIASSFRDQPTRPTDCFIGEIGLTGEVRRVSRIEQRVQEAAKLGFERVILPTNNIGGWTFPPNINVVGVSSVSEALQFALGG from the coding sequence ATGGCGAAGAAAAAGACGAAATTCATATGCCAATCATGCGGATATGAATCAGCCAAATGGATGGGGCGCTGCCCTGGGTGCGGAGAATGGAACCAGATGGTCGAAGAAGTAGAAGTGGTTTCAAAGGCTAAAGGAGTTTTTCAGCACTCTGCACCGGGAAAAGCAGCTAAAGCTTCACCGATTACATCGATTGAATCTGTGCAGGAACCGAGAATAACAACAGATATGAAAGAATTGAACCGGGTCCTCGGAGGCGGAGTCGTCCCCGGCTCGCTTGTTTTGATCGGCGGAGATCCCGGTATCGGCAAATCTACGCTTCTCCTTCAAGTTTCGGCGCAGCTTGCCAGGCTTGATCACCAAGTCCTTTATATTTCCGGTGAAGAATCTGTGAAACAGACAAAACTGAGGGCAGACCGGCTTGATGTCCTTTCACCGAATTTATTTGTTTATTCTGAGACGAATCTTGAATCCGTCCATCAATCGATAGAAGATGTGAAACCTGACTTTGTGATTGTGGACTCCATCCAGACCGTTTATCATCCAGAAGTGACATCGGCGCCGGGAAGTGTCTCCCAGGTGAGGGAGTGTACGGCTGAATTGATGAGAATTGCGAAAACTAAGGGTATTGCCATATTTATTGTCGGGCATGTTACAAAGGAAGGTTCGATTGCAGGTCCGCGGCTTCTTGAACATATGGTGGATACCGTCCTGTATTTTGAAGGGGAGCGCCATCATACATACAGGATTTTGAGGGCGGTTAAAAACCGCTTCGGCTCCACAAATGAGATGGGCATATTCGAGATGAAGGAAGCGGGTCTTGAAGAAGTGGAAAACCCTTCGGAAATCTTTTTGGAAGAACGTTCAAAAGGAGCTTCCGGATCAACTGTAGTAGCTTCCATGGAAGGGACCAGACCAGTTCTTGTGGAAATTCAGGCGTTGATCTCACCGATGAGTTTCGGGAATCCAAGGAGGATGGCTACAGGCATCGACCATAACCGGGTGTCTCTGTTGATGGCGGTGCTGGAGAAAAGGGTAGGCATGCTGCTTCAGAACCAGGATGCCTACTTAAAAGTAGCAGGCGGGGTGAAGATCGATGAACCTGCCATTGACTTAGCGATTGCTGTCAGCATTGCTTCAAGTTTCCGTGATCAGCCTACCCGCCCAACGGATTGTTTTATAGGAGAGATCGGGCTTACTGGGGAAGTAAGGCGTGTATCCCGTATTGAACAGAGGGTCCAGGAAGCAGCTAAGCTTGGGTTCGAACGCGTCATCCTTCCAACGAATAATATCGGAGGCTGGACCTTCCCGCCGAACATCAATGTGGTGGGTGTCTCTTCTGTAAGCGAAGCATTGCAATTTGCATTAGGAGGCTAA